A genomic stretch from Anticarsia gemmatalis isolate Benzon Research Colony breed Stoneville strain chromosome 26, ilAntGemm2 primary, whole genome shotgun sequence includes:
- the LOC142984135 gene encoding uncharacterized protein LOC142984135, with protein MLIKNIFIELRSRLRSCNVFITTGVDFTKNCNLKISIQANCIVLNYYKDDYSNRRDSLSSIESLSDCSDDDCDVSCVIPIREFCQIIPNSMSCLKIDKSTISFRILTEPKNGGNFYKELLSTNNLDTTTKANVWKLNVNVGEELKITCANCSNVVSGCNVKFDRVLELPTANLDMSEWFCHGHGHGHSHSDSSQIEPIDIKQNKTDFLYRLTFFVVNNTILAEKTNKFNSKREVYHCNRCLAWLGLKNKDTVKLFNSEVKIYQNDTEKTVFAAKPLQNIHTNDFIYTIESMTREFNLGFQYTVMCKILLECTISASKKQYLLIWVMDKELQVLRNNCEKILSDKIELQSSFVTKILYKVEFCINEEVESWLSDPTVVSTDISKGMFSNGLAHLQKMSMKVPESFRNTNGYCVSYLKV; from the coding sequence ATGTtgatcaaaaacattttcattgagTTACGCTCCCGTCTCAGGAGTTGTAACGTTTTTATAACGACCGGCGTCGATTTTACCAAGaattgtaatttgaaaataagtatACAAGCCAACTGCATCGTCTTGAACTATTATAAAGACGATTATAGTAACAGGAGGGATAGCTTGTCCTCCATCGAGAGTCTCTCCGACTGCTCGGACGATGACTGTGACGTGAGCTGCGTGATTCCTATCAGAGAGTTCTGTCAAATCATACCAAATTCGATGTCCTGCCTCAAAATTGATAAGAGCACGATATCATTCAGAATTTTGACTGAACCCAAAAACGGAGGCAACTTTTATAAAGAGTTGTTGTCCACTAATAATTTAGATACTACTACCAAAGCAAATGTTTGGAAATTAAACGTAAATGTAGGCGAAGAGCTCAAGATCACTTGTGCCAACTGCTCAAATGTAGTTTCTGGTTGTAATGTCAAGTTTGATAGAGTTTTGGAGCTGCCGACGGCTAATTTGGACATGTCCGAATGGTTTTGCCATGGGCACGGACATGGGCATAGTCACAGTGACAGCTCACAGATCGAACCCATTgatataaagcaaaataaaactgatttcCTATACCGATTGACGTTTTTCGTCGTCAATAACACTATTTTAGctgaaaaaacaaacaagttcAATTCCAAAAGAGAAGTTTATCATTGCAACAGATGCCTCGCGTGGTTGGGCTTGAAGAATAAGGATACAGTGAAACTATTCAACTCAGAAgtgaaaatatatcaaaatgatACTGAAAAAACAGTATTTGCCGCGAAACCTCTGCAAAATATTCACACAAATGATTTTATATACACAATAGAGAGTATGACTAGAGAATTTAACCTCGGCTTCCAATATACGGTGatgtgtaaaatattacttGAATGCACTATTTCGGCTTCGAAAAAGCAGTATTTACTGATATGGGTGATGGATAAGGAACTGCAAGTGCTAAGGAATAATTGTGAAAAGATATTGAGTGATAAAATTGAATTGCAATCTAGTTTTGTGaccaaaattttgtataaagtgGAGTTTTGTATAAATGAAGAGGTTGAATCGTGGCTCTCGGACCCCACAGTGGTGTCTACAGACATATCTAAGGGTATGTTCAGTAATGGTTTAGCGCATTTACAAAAGATGTCGATGAAAGTGCCAGAGTCATTCCGTAACACAAATGGTTACTGTGTAAGCTACCTGAAAGTTTGA